In Bacillus toyonensis BCT-7112, a single window of DNA contains:
- a CDS encoding PhoH family protein: protein MDKIYVLDTNVLLQDPLSIFSFETNEVVIPAVVLEEVDSKKRYMDEVGRNARYVSKLIDKFREIGKLHESIPLENGGTFRIELNHRSFVQLQDIFVEKTNDNRILAVAKNLSLEEQEKEDGKSVILVSKDVLVRVKADAIGLKAEDYLSDRVIEVDNIYSGFLEGYISKEQLDYFYEKGELPLSEIANHPFYPNQFVVMKDALGGSSSALGIVDHLGKKVKKLIFHNEQVWGIRPRNVQQIMGLELLLREDIPLVTLTGKAGTGKTLLALASGLMQTEDLGLYKKLLVARPIVPVGKDIGYLPGEKEEKLRPWMQPIFDNLEYLFNTKKPGELDAILAGMGSIEVEALTYIRGRSIPDQFIIIDEAQNLTKHEVKTILTRVGEKSKIVLMGDPQQIDHPYLDEYNNGLTYVVEKFKEQRISGHVKFVKGERSNLAQLAADLL from the coding sequence ACGAAGTAGGACGAAATGCTCGTTATGTATCTAAGTTAATAGATAAATTTCGTGAAATAGGAAAGCTGCATGAAAGTATTCCGCTAGAAAACGGCGGTACATTTCGTATTGAATTAAATCATCGTTCATTTGTTCAACTACAAGATATTTTTGTAGAAAAAACAAATGATAATCGAATTTTAGCAGTAGCAAAAAATCTATCTTTAGAAGAACAAGAAAAAGAGGACGGGAAGTCTGTTATTTTAGTAAGTAAAGACGTGCTCGTAAGGGTAAAAGCTGATGCAATTGGATTGAAGGCTGAAGATTATTTAAGTGATCGCGTAATTGAAGTAGATAATATATATTCAGGGTTTTTAGAAGGGTATATATCAAAAGAACAATTGGATTATTTTTATGAAAAAGGTGAATTACCTTTATCTGAAATTGCAAATCATCCTTTTTATCCAAATCAGTTTGTGGTAATGAAGGATGCACTTGGGGGTTCTAGTTCTGCACTTGGCATTGTAGATCACTTAGGTAAGAAGGTGAAGAAACTTATTTTTCACAATGAGCAAGTGTGGGGGATACGACCACGAAACGTGCAGCAAATAATGGGATTAGAATTGTTGCTTCGCGAAGATATTCCGCTTGTAACGTTAACGGGGAAAGCTGGTACAGGAAAAACGTTACTTGCGTTAGCTTCGGGATTAATGCAAACGGAAGATTTAGGGTTATATAAAAAATTACTTGTTGCAAGACCAATTGTTCCAGTCGGAAAAGATATCGGTTATTTACCAGGAGAAAAAGAAGAAAAGTTAAGACCATGGATGCAGCCGATTTTTGATAATCTAGAGTATTTATTTAATACGAAAAAGCCAGGGGAATTAGATGCTATTTTAGCTGGAATGGGTTCGATTGAAGTAGAGGCTCTTACTTATATACGTGGCAGAAGTATTCCAGACCAATTCATTATTATTGATGAGGCACAAAATTTAACGAAGCATGAAGTGAAGACGATATTAACGAGAGTAGGAGAGAAAAGTAAGATTGTATTAATGGGAGATCCTCAGCAAATCGATCATCCATATTTAGATGAATATAATAACGGTTTAACATACGTTGTCGAGAAATTTAAAGAGCAACGTATTAGTGGTCATGTAAAGTTTGTTAAAGGGGAGCGCTCGAATTTAGCTCAACTAGCAGCGGATTTATTATAA